The DNA window tggaaggaaaagtttttcttcgtgaagtcgaccgagggggtgcccttcggcacagtctgggatatcccggaccttaggaatgtgaactccgcccctgccctatttgGGGCAGACGCAGAGTCGTTGGCaatggcgaggcggcaagaaggttgttctccagtcgaggTCGACTGCCTCAAGTTCGACGCCATACTCTttaagttcgggcttagcctgggtgagttaggctagcacccgtctgcttccttcgagtgtcggttCTTCACGCtaattcctttcttcttcttgtagtGCAAGTCACCAGGGCCGAGGCTAAGGCAGCTGCCGCGGCGAGGCAGGCACAGATCAAGGAGGCCCAGGCACGTGACGCCCAACAACAGCCGAGGccgaagaggaaggagaagaaaggaccGTCCTctgagaccccgaagaagaggcccagagTCGAAGAGTCGAGTGCCGAGGCTGTCCAGGCCCTTGTAGCTCCTGGTTGAGACAGGCTTGCTTAAGACCCCTCCCCTGCCGCTGTCTCCCGAGGCCCGAGGGTTGCGACGACgagggctgaggtggggttCGTCCCCCAATGGTCAGTGAAGGAAGACGACACGCTGGCCGTCAGACGGGTCGCTCgagagttggtgatgaaggggagtcttccccgagatgccaccgaggcccagaagcaagggacggcggcgaTGATCACGTCCGcatgcatcttcatggcgggggtaagcttcggtccccctaccttcttcttctattgttcttttttttttttttttttttttttttgcattctgaccttcggtatttcgtgcaggctcagaatcagatgggtcagctggcaGCTCAAGCCGAGGCTATGTGTCGAGACCTTGAGGTCAccgagagggagaaggtctccctgGACAACGAGCGCaccctcctcctcgagaaggtggagcacttggagaaaGAACTAGTCttcgagcgccgagagtgcgatcggaagctctcggagcTGAAGTCGCAGGTGAAGGCCCGAATTCAGGAAGTCATGGCCCGAGGGGTCGAggagtatcggtcctccgaggactttAAGGAGGAGATAAAACGCGCCATCgccccggggtacacaatgggcgccaccgaggtccgagattgggtcctcgagcgCTACCCCGGGGTCTCCTTTGAGGATAGCGACCTCATCTTCGAGGACAACGATGTGGAGGTGGCCTCGTCGGCCATCGAGGTTACCGATGGCggaggctgcagcgaggaaggtgaggtccAACTGCATCGAGAAGTCCCCCCGACTCCCGGCCATGGAGGTTCTGATCAGGAGACCCTCCcagccgaagacgaggccgcgaacccgaTGGACACCCCTTGAGGTCACCTCGGGCCTCAGCTCAGACCGCCCCCCATTTTGTTATATAACCAGCCTTTGGGCTTCTTGTAGCTTCGGGCATTATGCCTTATGTAattagccttcgggcttttaatgtaatccttgccttcgggctttatgaatgcataagtcttttttcatctcttctgtCCCTTTAATGTTGTCTTTAATTCGTAGATAGGTGCAAAgagccgaaaccctagttgaccttcttaggcgcatggccccgagacttgaccgaagggtcagacgaaggccgaccctgcaATCGCCAAGCAACTTTTTCTAAGTGTTTTCCCTCTTATCTCCAGTCGAAGGGTCTGTCAGACGGAGGCCGACCCTGCAATCACCAAGCAACTCTTTctaagtgttttccctctcagctccagccgaagggtctgtcaGACGGAGGCCGACCCtgcaatcaccaagcaattaccaagtgtgcaccctcggctccagccgaagggtctgttagacgCATGGATCTAAGTCTTGGCTgaaggccgacccttcgatagtcagacggAGGCCGACCCtgcaatcaccaagcaattaccaagtgtgcaccctcggctccagccaaAGGGTCTGTTCCTTTGGTAAGTTCCCTCGACCCCGAGTCAGGTTAGGTCAacggtgaccttcggtcaggtccgttcggctttgaccgaactcccaaccgacggGGGGACTCGGCCAGGTCAGCCCAGCCTTGTTTGTGCCTcgaccgaggtgtggaccttcagtcatccgttcAGCAGGGTAAAAGGTTATCAGCCTGGAGAATGTCTCAATTaccgtaaaccagctctcgtattatccatgaatgaaatcttccggattttaagatgaattacaacttaaaggtGCACAAGGGCGATAATTACAAAGAACTACAAACGGAAAAACTACAAACGACAAGAGTGCGTGCCCGCCACTtcactactggtggaattttcttaaattctgagagttccacgatcggggtacccttcctccccccgtagtctctaggtgataggaccctggtcgtattaccctcgagactctgtagggaccttcccagtttggatctagcttcccttgatgtcttgggtctgacacttccgcccttctcaggacaaggtcgccctgcctgaactcgttcttccgaactttggtgttgtagtgcctcgcgacCCTCTGTTGGTAGGCAACGACCCTTTCTTGCGAAGCCTCtttggtttctgccaagaggtctagaTTCGCCGGGAGCCCTCTGTcattttcgtcttcgttgtagtaccgaatccgatgggtaatggcccctatctttattgggagtacagcttcaatgtcgtatgttaacatgaagggtgtttctccggtagctaacctctcagtagtgcggtaagcccagagaatgtggtgcaactcgtctgcccatagtcctttggcatcatctagcctcttttttatcccttggagtagcatacggttggttacttctgtttgcccgttggtcggtggatacccgacggaggttttcctgtggttgattccgagggcctcacagaacgcgtcaaaggttggattggcaaattGAGTttcattgtccgttaccacaacctgggggattccaaatctgtatactaccgccctttggaagaagtcccttatgttcttttcggttatcgtcgctagggcttcggcttccgcccacttcATGAAGTAGTTGACTGCCACCATGgtaaacttcctttgtctcgtggccagggggaacgggcttaggatgtccatcccccacatggcgaacggtactgggctagataaggacgagagctcggtagaatgtagcctaggcacgggggcgaacatttggcacttgacacatttcctgaccagtgattctacgtccttcctcattgtcggccagtacaggccctgccttagtactttatgCGCCAGagcccgggctccaaggtgttggccacatatcccttcatgcacttcccagAGTGCGTACTCGCTGTCGAAAGAATCCaagcacttgaggtatggcgaggtgaaccctatcttgtacagcgtgtcgtccttcaggaagaagcgcgctaacctcattcttacttttcttgcttcgtccctattctctgggagctttccttctttgaggtattctgttatggtgtccatccagctttggccgttttcacctacgggtaatacctcgcgaggtttttcgatgcttggttgtggtagtacttcgaaatacaccgctcgtccaagttctACGAAGTCAGATGTGGCCAGCTGTGATAGTGCGTCTgtgctagcattctcttctcgtgacacctgctttacctcaaattccttgaaagccgctaACCTGTCTCGCACCGTGTTCAAttattcggccatcctttgctctttggcctcgtattcaccATTCACTTACCGtaccacgagttgggagtcgctatgcactaccagttccttcaccatcaaagcccgagccagattaattccggctattatcgcttcgtattccgcttcgttgttggaggcgtcgaagtcgaaccgtagggcgtattctactttgaaaccctcggggcttaccaacacgattcctgcgtcgcttccatcgctgttgaaagccccatccacatacaatgtccaagcctcatctcctCGTTCCTCGGTAGATTCCCgtgggtcatcggggatcgtcgtctccgctatgaagtctgcgagggcctgtgctttaattgttGTTCTCGACTTGtgctggatgtcgaactctcccaactctatggcccaatttaccaggcgATTGGACATATCTGGtagctgcagtatcttcttcaggggctggtcggtgagtacgcataccgtatgtgactgaaaatatggtctcagctttcttgccgccgtcacgagggcgtacgccactttctcctcctttcagtatcttgtctcggcatctagaagggttcggctgacgtagtatattggccgttgttgccttccttcctctttcgtcaatactgcgcttacagcaactgccgatacagcaaggtacagctgcaagGCATCCCCGGTGTTCGCCTttgtcagcagcgggggtgcggccaagtataccttcaattgttcaaaagacttttcgcactcctccgtccactcgaactttttggtccctttcagcgctttgaagaaggggaggcatctatctgcagatcgagacatgaatcttccgagggcggtgacccgacccgtcagctcctggacttgcttcacgttctggggtgacctcatgtcccgaatggcttgtattttgactgggttggcttcgatttctctctccgagacgatgaagccgaggaactttcccgaggctactccgaatgcacattttgttgggttcagcttcatgccgtaccgtcgcagcacctggaacgcctcttccaagtcttagATGTGTCTTTCccccttcaggcttttcacgagcatgtcgtccacatatacttccatggttttgccgatcatccctttgaaaattttattcaccaatctttgataggtggcccctgcattctttagtccgaaaggcatgacctcatagtaGTACAGCCCaccctcggttatgaaggatgttttcagGACATCGGCCTcagacattttgatttggttgtaccccgagtatgcatccatgaaactcagcgcctcgtatcccgtcgtggcgtcgatgaggaggtctatcttcggcagggggtatgcatccttcgggcaggccttattcaggtcggtgaagttgatgtagatcctccacttcccgtttaccttcgggaccattaccacgttagatatccactccgggtactggatctcgcggatgaactgggccttcagtaacttctccacttcctcgtctatcttcttttgtctttcgggggcaaacgtcctcttcttctgctgcaccggcttcttcattgggctaacattcagatgatgttctatcacctctcgatctatcccaGGCATGTCAGATGCCGACCAGGAgaatacgtcagcgttgttccgtaggaatgagacgagtctttctcGCTGCAACCTCGgtatggtagccccaatctggaattgccgggtgtcatccccttcttcagctccaacttgcaccaaatcttctaCCGGCTCCCCctgttgataactggcatcatcacgtagatcctctatcgggagcgcctcgcccgccttttcttttccccatagagtagtggcgtaacaccttTAGGAcgtctcctgatcgccccgacactccccgacaccattcttggtagggaacttcattttgagatggggagtggagacgacagcctttaacaggttcaacccgacccttcctagtatgacattgtatgccgatgtaatgctcaccaccaggaagttaatcatgaccgtcgcctggcgatctccggtgccaacTCTTACCGGtaactcaatcgacccttccaccttcaccgggacgtcgaagaatccctgcaacgggtgttcgaccttctttaattttccctcgtctaggcccatcttccggaaagcttcaaggaacaggatatcagttgaactgccgttatccactaagatcctcttcactttgcaatctgCTATGGTCATGGTAATAACCAAGGCAACGTCATGCGGGGtatgtaccccttccagatcacttctgagaaggagataaccgtccccgtcttcgccttcttgttcggccattctgccacatgtacgctcctaGCGTAGGCCTTcaccttcctggcagagaccaaactctctcctgcggctgggcctccacagatgatCGGTATAACTCTGGTCgggctcttattctcctctCGGGGTCGGCGCTCatcttcctcgggtgtctggttccttcgctgttcttgattgcctctgcgggcgagcccccttctctcataacgACCTCCGCCATCTCTCCAACGGTTTTCCCTTCGGCCATTGCCATCTGGAGCCACCTCTTTttcccggtctacaaatctgcctaggtatccccttctgatcattccttctatctcccccttgagatgccgacagtcctcggtatcatggccatggtctctgtggaagtggcaatatctatccacattgcgtctctcggggtgtcgccccatctttcttggccacttcatggctctggcatctggggaatcttttatctgcattaacacctctgttcgccttcggttcaAGGGTGCgtacttctcaaacttccttggtgggcTGGGGGTCCGACTGCGCttggactttcgtctttttccttcttcgacgcgtttatcatcaacccttgagggcctcttcctcaccgccttcctttcggcttcttcatcaGCCTGGAGGGTTttttccatctggatgtacttatcgcatcgtgccctcagctcggtcaggtccctaggtgtatgctttgccagggacctcttcaactccttgtccttgacgcctcctaacaggtccgtgaactcctcctttgggtctaggcctctgattgtgatcttttcttgttggaatcgcttcatgtagttccgcagcgattccccttcttgctgtttgacgttggttaggttcaacgtagtcttctggaggggctggctactagagaatcccttcacgaagaaataactcaggtcgctgaagctgtggatcgacttcgtcggcagtcggttgtaccacagcctcaccgctcctctgaacgtcaatggaagggcacgacacatgataTTTTCTGAGacccgatggaattgcatggtgaccttaaagccttccaggtgatcgacggggtcccctgacccgtcataagtgtcatacttgggcagacGAAAGCCGACCGGGAGcaggtccctcatgacctcattagctaaggccgtgtcattggtgaggtcgggctcgcggtttcccgtctggttttctgccacctttctgatctcgtccttcaggtctaggatcatcctctttaatcccgagtcctcggacctctgtctGTCTCCTTGGTGGGGATCCTcatgtgggtctctggcggcgcgtcgcgtcctactttAGGGCGCGGGACTCTTCCTTACTCGGCTTCGAGGGTCACGATCGGCCCTTGTCGATCCCGTATTGCTTTGATCTTCATCTCGAGCTCTCTCAAACTGGAAgtggggacctgggggtgctccaCCGGTcctatgggagacagctttagagacctccctcatagtctcggccatccggttatatttgtcctggaggtcttTGAACTGCTGCCTCGTCACGTACTCTTGGGCTGCAGGAGGCTGATGGTCACTGccttcacgtactgaatatccagccgaacgctggtatctgacggacacttcccggtcatcatggcccctttctcgtcctatctctgccgagggaggaagctcccctgaaggttcttcccccatgtctatgttggacgtcgctcttgtcctccttcggttgtaggttctccccaccattaccgtcgctTCCCACGGAcgacgccaatctgttgctgccaaaaaaccccgctagtcgaacttacacaaacacagacgacggaggcccagaactttgtccggggttagtcctccgacgctcaagtcagggtcggccgcacagttcaataagggagtaatggtgagggtatcagatcttaccctcttccttcttctcagcCCCCCTTATATAGctcatagggtttagggttttccctttccttccccgcgtccttctcgggtccaccttcttccctcttagagtcccactcgaatacgtccatccttctgggggggaatattcccttcatgcagacgacgtgatcccgcgtgatcttgtgagcgtgcttgagcgtgagtgatttcttggaaccttcgtccggcggaggacacgtgtctcagaggcgacacgtgtcattgcccccaccgagaggtcaatttggctatatcaaACATCAAATAGGATGAAAGTGTGAATGAGCTTTTGAAAGAATATCTCaaagaaatggattaattagagcaagcatatatatatatatatatatataatctaagGGGtaacgtagttggtgagcaacgaatttAGTACGAACGTGCTAAGTTTGATTCCCATTAGGCAATTCTTGGGCCACTCATACGTTGTGTAGTATAATTATGGTGAAACAATTTGCAACGGAGTTGTTCCTGTTAACTTTACCGCCGAAATGAGTtttaattcctattttaccctttcatTTACTGTAAAGCAGAAGTTAAACAACGATAATTAATAACCCCTAAATGCCCTTTCTCTCCCAGTCGCTTTTTCTGGTcatcttctaattcttcttctcctctcttctctcccacagataaaacccaaacccctcGCAGAGGCTGTAGGGTGGAAGAGGGTTTGTTGGGGTGCTGTAGCTGTCTCCGATACCACTTTCTTCCTCCTGAATCGcttgtttttctctctctgtgaGTGCTATTAGGTTTTGTGTTCTTCTATGCGTCTTGTTtgcttagttttcttttaattcttaaAAGCTTTACTATTGAGGAAGAAGAATCACATTCTCTCGTTATTTTAGTTTCCTGCAGTGATTGCGTTAGTTGAATCTGTGAAGTTCGACTAGTGTGTGAGTCAGTTCTAAAAATGTCGTTTTTTGAGTGATGGGCTTGTTgctattttccttcttgttgaGATTTTTATCCTCGGTTGTAGGTGAAGATTTCACCTCAGATCATGTTCACAGAAGGCCTAGATAGTAATGCCATTAGATGGATTAGAGTTGTAAGCCTAAGGTGTTCTTTTTCGCTTGGGTTGCAGAGTGGGGGGCGGTGAAGGGAATCTTAGTTTGTTCTACTGGTTTTTGGAGTTGTTAATAAGTGAAAGTTGAATTTAGGGTGCTGGGGCGAAGCAGAGGGAAGTTCCATTTACCATTCCCAATCAGATGTCACAATTCGATCCTGCTGTCAACAACATGAGGAAAGGAGGCCGGGGATTTGGTCTGCCTCCCCGTCGAAGTTCAGAAGCGGACATTTACCGTCGGTAGTGTTCAATTTCGGTGCCTCCGTTCTAAGTTGTCAGCGACTGTGTTCTGATTTTTGGGAGACCTTAAGGATGGAAGAGAAGCAAGCACGGGATTTGGGTTTGATCTGAGGGAGAAGGTAGAGAGTCCAATTATGTCTATCGGGTAAGGGTTAGCTCCTCCCAGatgggtggtttttttttggggaagtaGCACAACGCaaggagaggagccagatcccCTGAAACCCTCCTTTTgcctgcaattttttttttttttattattattatttattttttttttttttttatgccttCTTCTATGCCATGCTTCCCAGAAGAGGCTGTTTTTAGGTTTTGAATGACCAAcaggttgcaatagtgcaacttaaccgttgtgccacatGTTCGCCCGCTAATGTTTGAACTATATATGtgaacatttttttatattgtttttgcAAAATATATAACACACATTATGCTGTAAcatcttcctttccttctcttgcTCATCAAGCATTGTAATTACAACAGTTGTTACTGAAGCGTGATTAGAAGCTAGTAATGGAACATAATCCAATGAGGACCAAAgacaaaaaagaagaggagatggGACAACATGTAAAAGATGTCattaaggagaaggagaagaatgagGAGGAGGCAGTACCAAGTATGGTGATATATCTCCCGCTTGAGGACTCGGCATTGAGCTTCAATCTTGAAAAGGCTGTGTGCAACCATGGTTTCTTTATGATGACACCAAATCAGTGGATACCATCTATCAAGACCCTACAACGACCTTTGTACCTAGCTGACTCCACTACCTCAGTCGTTGTCCAAATTTCACATCCCAAGAAGAATGATCATCTTCATGTCCTTGTTCTAGGAACAAACTTCCTCTCCCCACAAGACCAAAAGGTGTTGTTGGTGAGCTAACTAACTGCACCAACTcatcttaattaattaattactccATCCCTAGCTACTAGCTACATTTTTCAATATAATTTTCCtcatatataattaattaactaCTTGTTTGATCAATTGTGTACCTCCAAACACAAATAGCTCGAATGTTAAAGATatcaaagaaagatgaaaggaaGATGCAAAAATTTCATGAGATCCATTCCAAAGCCAAGAAGAAAAGGTTTGGCCGTCTTTTTCGGTCGCCCACTCTTTTTGAAGACATGGTGAAAACAATCCTTCTTTGTACTGGCGGgtgggtctctctctctttctctcattctcattttatttttctctccatTCTTTCCTTGAAAGATGACTCTCACTTGAGATTCCATCGCATTTATGTGTGGTacaatcattttctttttaattacaggttgttggatttttttac is part of the Macadamia integrifolia cultivar HAES 741 chromosome 9, SCU_Mint_v3, whole genome shotgun sequence genome and encodes:
- the LOC122088711 gene encoding uncharacterized protein LOC122088711, with amino-acid sequence MEHNPMRTKDKKEEEMGQHVKDVIKEKEKNEEEAVPSMVIYLPLEDSALSFNLEKAVCNHGFFMMTPNQWIPSIKTLQRPLYLADSTTSVVVQISHPKKNDHLHVLVLGTNFLSPQDQKVLLTQIARMLKISKKDERKMQKFHEIHSKAKKKRFGRLFRSPTLFEDMVKTILLCTGGWARSLDMSKAFC